The genomic stretch CATTGTTTAATTTAACTAACATATATTGATCTAATTCACGTAGTTCTTCATATTTTAAAGCATCTTGATCTGCGTTAAATCCATCTAAATTTCCTAATAAGAAACGGAAAGTATTTCGGATTTTGCGGTATACTTCAGCTACTTGCTTCATTAATGCATCTGAAATTCGTACATCTGATTGATAATCTACAGAAGCTACCCATAGACGTAAAATATCTGAACCATATTGATTCATAATTTTTGATGGTAAAACGATGTTACCGATTGATTTACTCATTTTACGACCTTCACCGTCTAAAACGAAACCATGGCTTACTACAGCTTTATAAGGTGCTTGACCTGTTACAGCAACACTAGTACTTAAAGATGAGTTAAACCAACCACGGTATTGGTCAGATCCTTCTAAGTAAATATCTGCTGGGAAAGATAATTCTTCACGAGTATTTAGTACAGCTTGATGTGACGAACCACTATCGAACCATACATCCATGATATCTTTTTCTTTAGTAAATTTACCATTTGGTGAACTAGGATGTGTAAAGCCTTCTGGTAATAATTCTTTCGCTTCTTTTTCAAACCAAATATTTGAACCATGCTCTTTAAATAAGTTCGAAACGTGTTCAATTGTTTCTTCAGTAATAATTGCTTCTCCGTCTTCAGCATAAAATACTGGAATTGGTACTCCCCATACACGTTGACGTGAAATACACCAATCTCCACGATCACGAACCATGTTGAATAGACGAGTTTCTCCCCAATTTGGGAACCATTTAGTATCTTGAACAGCTTGCATTAATTGATCACGAATTGCTTCAATTGATGCGAACCATTGTGCTGTTGCACGAAAGATTATTGGTTTTTTCGTTCTCCAGTCATGTGGATATGAATGTGTAATGAATTGTAATTTTAATAAAGCACCTTTTTCTTCTAATGCATTTGTAATTTCTTTATTTGCTGCATCATAGAATAAACCTTCAAAACCAGGAGCTTCTTTAGTAAGTACGCCTTTTTCATCTACTGGACAAAGTACATCTAAACCATATTGTTGTCCAACACGGAAGTCATCTTCACCATGACCAGGAGCTGTATGAACACAACCCGTTCCAGCGTCAGTTGTTACATGATCCCCTAAAATTACGACTGAATTACGATCATATAAAGGATGTTTACATACGATGCCTTCAAGCTCAGAACCTTTGAATGACTTTTCAACTACTGCATCTTCCCATCCTAATTCTGTTTCTACAGATTCTCTTAGTTCACTAGCAACGACAAATTTATCTCCGTTTACAGCAACTACATCATAGCTTAATTCAGGATGTAAACATACAGCTAAGTTAGCTGGAATTGTCCAAGGTGTTGTTGTCCAAATAATGAACTTCTCTCCACCATTTAAAACATCTTTTCCATTTTCAACAGCAAATGCAACATAGATTGATGCAGAGCGCTTATCTTGGTATTCGATTTCTGCTTCTGCTAATGCTGATTCACTAGAAGGAGACCAATATACCGGTTTTAGACCTTTGTAGATTAACCCCTTAGTAGCCATTTTACCGAATACTTTAATTTGTTCAGCTTCATATTCTTTTTCAAGAGTAATATATGGGCGGTCCCAATCTCCTAAAATCCCTAAACGTTTGAATTGCTCTTTTTGGCGTTCTACTTGCTCGTAAGCATATTCCTCACAAAGTTTACGGAATTCTGCTACTGACATTTCTTTACGATTTACTTTTTTATTTGCTAAAGCTTGTTCAATTGGTAAACCATGAGTATCCCAACCTGGAACATAAGGAGAACGATATCCATTCATATTATAAAAACGAACAATGAAATCCTTTAGAACTTTATTAAGTGCATGTCCCATATGAAGGTCACCATTTGCATAAGGCGGTCCATCATGTAAAATAAATGATGGTTTTCCTTCGTTATGCTTTTGTACTGTTGCATAAAGATCTTTCTTGTTCCATTCGTCTTGAATTTGAGGCTCACGTTGAGGTAAATTTCCTCTCATTGGAAATTCAGTTTTTGGCATAAGTAACGTATCTTTGTATTCCATTTGCTTTCCTCCATTTTTAACTATTTCAAAGTTGTATCTAAAAGCTAGTTTATTAATATATTTCCTAATAGGTTTTACTAGCTTGTTTAGCATTTTAAATTTCCACATTAACGCATTGTATCCATCTTACCCGCCTTTTATTAGTGGAATCATCTATTTATTAGCGCTTCAAATGCATTAATTTAATGCTTTTGTTTCAATTTGATGGATTTTAAATATGTAAAATAAATCGTTGATGAATACAAAAAAAACCTTTCGCATCCCAAAAAAGGGACGAGAAAGGTTTCCCGTGGTACCACCCTAATTGACAACAAAAAATTATTCTTTATTGTCCTCTTAGCATCCGTAACGTGAATGACACGTCTTTTCTTACTTAAGTTCAGAAAAGCACTCTAGGGTGATTTTCCTCCTAAATTCTAGATCAAGCTTACACTGTCCTTGACTCGCTAACTAGTTTTATAGAAGTACTCTTCCCTATCACCGATTTACTATTAATATCTAATAAATTATATGTAAAACTTTAGAAATCGTCAAGGCTTATGCGATTAGTTTGCAATTTCCTCTGTTTCTTTTTCATCTAAAATATGATCCCAATCTTCATGACCTAACATTTCTAATTGAGTTTCAATTGCCATTCTTAAACGTGTTCGGAAAACTTTTGATTGTTTTTTAAGTTCTTCAAACTCCATTGTGACTTTTCTAGATTTAATTAAAGCTTCATTGATAATACGATCAGCATTCTTTTCTGCTTCTTTAATAATCAATTTAGCTTCTTTCTGAGCACTACCTTTAACATCTTCAGCAGCTTCTTGGGCAATCAAAATCGACTTATTTAAAGTTTCTTCTATCGTAGAAAAATGCTTTAATCTTTCTTTCATATCAAGAATTTGTTCCTCTAACTGTTTCTTCTCACGAATAACTAATTCATAATCTTTAATAACTTGATCTAAAAACTCATTCACTTCGTCTTCGTCATAACCACGAAAACTTTTGCCAAATTCTTTATTATGAATATCAAGTGGTGTTAAAGGCAATTAAGCCACCTCCATGTATGTTCTTTATTAATAGGTTATAATAAATTTTCGACAGTTTCTACGTTTTTCCTTCTACAATTTCTGAGCTATTTTTTAATCCCGTAGTTTATCCGCCATTTTTCCTTTTTTGACAAGCCGTCAATCGATTGTAACATGCCTCTTCCAAAGCCTTTAACTGAAAATAAATCTCCTTCTTCACATATGAATGATGTAGAATCAATGATTCGCTGATTTACTTTTACATGCTCAGCTTTAATTAGCATTTGAGCTTTTTGCCTAGATATATTATAAAACTCACTTAATAAAACATCTAATCGTAATGACGATACAGTTCCATTACTAGTTTGCCAATTATCATCTGATTCAATCAACTCTTTAAATGAAATTCTCATTAATTTAATCGGCGACTTTCCTACAGAATTCAAGTTATTTTCTACAAAACTTGCAATTTCTTCTGCAACTATTAATTGGATTTTATCATTTTTTATTAAAATATCACCAAATTTCCCTCTAGTTATTCCTAATGACATTAATGTACCTAGTACTTGTCGATGTGATAATGTGTGAAATTTAGTTGCATAATTTAACTCAAATGCTTCTAAAGAATAATCTTCTTCTTCTGGTGTGTAGTAGCTTGGGTAAATAATTGCGCGTTTTCGTTCACTATCTAATCGTCCACCAAAAAACGCGACATGACAATCAACTTGGTTTCCAATAACTGATTGCAAAATCGCTTGTTCCCTTAAATCGAGAAAATCGGTTAACTTTATTGAATAGCGTTCGATTACTTGTTCTTTCCAACTTAGCACTTGGTCTACGAAAACATGTTCTTCTTTGCGATAGTGATCATAAATACTCATAAATGTGGTCCTCTTTTTCATTAAACTGTCATTATTAATTAAAAAAGAGAACCTGTTAGATTCTCTTTTTAGAAGAAACTTTGAATTTGTCTTATTCCGTCAATGGCAAAATTAAGCGCTATAAATGCTACAATTGGAGAAAAATCAAACATTCCAACAGTAGGTATTATTCGACGGAATGGCTCTAAATAAGGTTCTGCTAACATTCCGATAAATCTTCCAAAACCAGTTTGTCTAATTTGAGGAAACCACGAAAGAAGAATATGAATTATGATAATAATTCTATATAGCCCAATTAACTGTATTACTATATCTAATACAAAGTCCATTTAATTACCACCTTTTAATGGAATTGTCTTCCTCAAATAACATATCTGTAATTGTTCCAGAGATATCAATATTATCAGGTGTACAAATAAATGTATTCGTTCCTATTTTTTTAATATCTCCGCTTATCGCATAAACTGTACCACTTAAGAAATCAACAAAGCGTTTAGCTTGATCGATTTGCATTTGTTGTAAATTTATTACAACAGCTTTTTTAGCTCTCAAATGATCTGCAACATCTTGTGCTTCTGCATATTCACGAGGTTGCGCTAATACAACTTTTGACGTCAATGAAGCTCCTCCTGGTAAACTTACTAATTTTTGCTTTGATGCATTTCGATCATGATTAAAGTCCTCATGCGTATGTTTAGAAGTTTGTTGTTGGTTTTGCTGCTGCTGTTGTTGCTGTTGTTCTTCGTATTCATAATCGTAATCATCTTCATATTCTTCTTCCATTGCAAAAAAGTTTCTTACTTTTCCAATAATACTCATCTCTTTATCTTCCCTTTCCTACTAAATCAGTACCGATTCTTATGAATGTAGCACCTTCTTCGATTGCTATTTCAAAATCATTAGACATACCCATTGATAATTCAGAACATGGAATATTAGTAATATGTAAATTTTGTACTTTTTCCTGTAATTGCTTTAATCCTTTGAAACTACTTCTTATGATACCTTCATCCTCAGTGAATGGCGCCATTGTCATTAACCCTACTACTTGGATTTTATCAAATTCAGAGAGTTGTCTAGCAAAATCAATCACATCACCTGGCGCTATACCATGCTTTGATTCTTCTCCTGATACATTTACCTGTAAAAAGCATTTTAATGGTACAGTTGCTCTTTTTTGGATCTCTTCTGCTAAAGATAAACGATCTAAGGAATGTAAGTAATCGATAGTATGTATGATATCTTTTACTTTTCTTGTTTGAAGAGAACCTATAAAGTGCCAAACAACGTCACTTTGAATTTGATCCTGTTTATCTTGCAGACCTTCAAAACGGTTTTCTCCTAATTGATGAATCCCTGCAGCGATTGCTTCCTTAGCTACATCTACACTCACTTGTTTCGTCACTGCAATTAGCGTGACTTCATCGTTTCGATTAGCTCTAGCCTTAGCTGCATTTATTTGTTCGCTAATGCGTTCATAATTTTGTTTGACTGTCATGATGTTATTTCCTCCAACCAATATAACTCATCATTCTTCCAGTTTTCCCACCATCTCTACGATGTGAAAAAAAAGTGTCCGGGTTACAGCTTGTACAATAATTTGTCATACTAATATTCTCTTCACTAATGCCCGATTTAATGAGTAATTGTTTGTTTGCTTCTTTTAAATTCAATTTAAATTTCCCGTTATGTAAAGTGGTTAAAATATTACCTGTTATATTTTGTTCAAAAGCATCATTAACTTTATTCATTACAAATTCATCCACTTCATAACAACAATCACCTATTGATGGACCTATTGCAACATGGATATTTTTAAGTTGTATATTTTCTTCAGTGATCCATTTTTCAATTAAACGACCGCCAATATTTTGTACTGTGCCTTTCCATCCTGCATGTGCTAAACCAATAAATTTACTTGTTGGATCTAGAAAATATAATGGTACACAATCTGCATAGCAAGAAGTCAATAGTATATCTTCTTCGTTAGTATAAAAACCATCAGTCGTTGGTATGCCGCTTTCGTAATCAGTAACACCTTTACCACAATCGTTTTTTGTTACTTTTACAACGTTGTTCCCGTGGACTTGTTCCGAACAAACCCATTTCGTCGTTGATACTTTAAGTTTTTGCGCAAGGATTTCTCTATTTTCAACTACTACATCCTTTACGTCATTTACATGTAACCCAAGATTAAAAGAAGAGAAACAACCTTGGCTAACTCCATCATTTTTTGTTGTAAACCCTGCAACTAAATGTTTATATGAGTCTTCCCAAGGTTGAATCTTAAAAGTACCTTCAGTTGATTGAATAAAACTCTCTCTCATATTATTAAGACCTCACAAAACTATTTTAGTAAATATATATGTAAACCACTTAATGGTTTCCTATATTTTACCATAGATTTCACAATTTTGATTGTTTTTGAGCAAACACGCTTATTTTTTTATGTGAATTTTACCGGACTTTCTAGATTTTCTTCTAAATCTACAGTTGAACGGTATTTTACTAGAATGACATCTTCGCCAATCTTTACAATATCTTTCCAATAAATGATCATTTCTTCTTCTTTACTAAAAAAATTCAAACCTTTTCCCGGCTTTGTTAAAACAATCGAAGTAATTTTTCCATTCACCTGATCGATATCTAAATCTACAATATTACCTAGTTTCTTTCCATCAGCAACATTCACTACATCCTTAACTTGAAAATCTGAAATTCTGGCCATTTTACTTCACCATCCTTTTTATAAATATATGAGGTAAAGGCCAAACATCATGATAAATTTCAAATAAAAATGTGTTAGACAATGTTGTTTTTAGGCTCATTCATTGTCTAACACATTAATATCTTAAAATCAGTCTTCCAGCTTAACTAATTATTTAGTTATTGGATTATTGAGATTTTATTATTGATTGGAATAGTATTTTATTAAGTTATATTGCTAATTTTTCCTAAGAAAAAGATGTATTTACGATGTCTAGCTGAAGCTCCTAACCCCTCGAGGTCATAAGTCGAAGCCCGATGAAAGTAAAAGGCAACTTTCCTCGGGCATTGACTTATGCTTGTTGGGGCTGAACAGTCGCCTCCGCTTTTCGTTATCCTTGTATATTTTTATTCATTTGTTTTATCGCTGATTTTTCGAGTCTTGAAACTTGTGCTTGTGAGATTCCTATTTCTTCTGCGACTTCCATTTGTGTTTTTCCCTGGAAAAATCTTTTACTAATAATCATTTTTTCGCGATCGTTTAATCGCTTCATTCCTTCACGTAGTGCTAGTTCTTCAACCCATTGCTCGTCCTTATTTTTATCATCACTTAGCTGATCCATTACAAAAATAGGATCTCCGCCATCATTATATATAGGTTCAAATAACGAAACTGGATCTTGAATTGCATCTAGTGCGAAAACGATTTCTTCATGTGTTACGCCTAATACTTCTGCAATTTGAACAGGAGTTGGTTCTTTTGAGTTCTCTGCTAATAAACGTTCTCTTACTTGTAATGCTTTATAAGCAATGTCTCTTAATGACCTAGACACTCTTATTGGGTTATTATCCCTTAAATACCTTCTAATTTCACCAATAATCATCGGTACAGCATACGTCGAAAATTTTACATTTTGGCTTAAATCAAAATTATCAATAGACTTCATAAGGCCAATACAACCTACTTGAAATAAATCATCCACAAATTCTCCGCGATTATTAAAACGCTGAATTACACTGAGTACCAGTCGTAAGTTTCCATTTACGATCGTTTCTCTTGCGCTTCTGTCACCGCTTTGCATTGCATGAAATAACTTACGCATCTCATCATTCTTTAAAACTGGAAGCTTTGATGTATCTACACCGCAAATTTCTACTTTGTTTCGTGTCATGATGTTCCCTCCTACTTGGAGTTGCTGTACTATAGGTAAGTATCTCCTTCGGTGGAAAATTTATGCACGAAAAAAAATATACAAAAATAATAAATTTATGTTTAAAATGATTATTACTAATCGTCACGATCATCGCTAAAAAACCGATTAGAATATGAGTCTATACTCAATCTAATCGGTTTTTACTTTAAACCATTTTATTAAATTCTTTTCGAAGTCTTTTAATGATTCGTTTTTCTAATCTGGAAATATAAGACTGCGATATCCCAAGCATATCAGCTACATCTTTTTGTGTTTTTTCTTCGGTTCCATCTAGTCCAAATCGTAATTCCATTATTTGTTTTTCGCGATCATTTAATTGATCTAATGCCTTTGTTAATAATGACTTATCAACATTCGCTTCTAAATCCTTCGTTATTATATCTTCTTCAGTCCCTAATACGTCTGAAAGTAATAATTCATTTCCATCCCAATCGATGTTTAATGGTTCATCAAACGATACTTCAGAACGATTTTTATTGTTTCGGCGTAAATGCATCAATATTTCGTTTTCAATACATCTTGAAGCATAAGTTGCTAATTTAATTTTCTTTTCTGGATTAAAAGTATTTACAGCTTTTATGAGTCCAATTGTACCAATACTAATAAGGTCTTCGATATTAATGCCAGTATTTTCAAATTTTCTTGCGATATAAACAACTAATCTTAAATTTCTTTCAATTAATAATGATCTAGCCCCTAAATCTCCATTTGGAAGTTTCTGCAAAAGTTTTTCTTCTTCTTCTCTTGTCAATGGAGGTGGTAATGCTTCGCTTCCTCCAATATAGTAAACTTCATCTGCTTTCAAACCAAGTTTGACTAAGAGCTTATAAAGACCCAATTTAAGTTTTAAGAAAAATCGATTCATTTTCTACCTCCTATGCAATTTCATTAATTGTCCCTTGCATCATTTTTGGATGAAGGATACATTCATATAAATTGTCTGATGACAAAGTAACATGACTCAATCCAACTAAAACCGATCTTGTTGAATACCATTTCCCATTGATTTTCAATTTTACAACTGTAGGTTTAATAGCGACGAGGAATTGATTACTTTGACCGATACTTTTGTAAGGTATATAGGTTCCTTGGAAGAAACTTAAAACGTCTAGTGCTTCAGTATTATGTAATGAACTTGCAGAATCTCTTACTAATTTCACTAACTCTGTTGGTAGGCCATAATCATTTGTTGAACAATCTAAAATGATGACTGGTTTCCTTGATAGAGGTTCATGAAGCGAATTCCCACTATCCATTAATCCTCTTATTTTGATCGAAGTATTGCGCCATACAATTTCCATTTCATACATTTCATTCAATTTCCATTTTGTAAACGAAATTTGATTAATTGATTTCCTTGCGTAAAGTATTACGATTGGTAACATACCAATTACAAAATACCAACTTACTGGATCACCGTAAAAAGATGTTTTCGTTAAATTGGAAGAATTAGTTGCAAATAAATAATGTAGGCCTAGCAATACACCACCTAATACGAATGTAGAAAAATAGAAGATACTCAATAACTGTAAAAATGTAATAATTCGTTGACGCCCGAATGCAGAAAATACGATGAAAAATGATAATAATATTTTCATAAAGGGTGAACCTACTACATATGCATATTGAGTAAACGTCATTAAAACAACGATGGACCCGAGTAATGCCCCTAACAGTGAACGAAAAATAGATACATTTCTTTTTAGAATTAAGCCTGTCAACTGAATAATCAAGAAGTCCATTAACAAGTTTAATAACCAAACAAGATCACCATATATCACCAATTTTGTTCGCCATCCTCTATAGAATATTCATTATATGTAAGTATAGGATGAGCACGGTAAGAAGTCTGTCAAAAAAAGGAATATTCATTGAAGAGTTTTTCGACAATAAAACTACGAAATCTCGTAGAACGGCCAGGTAAAATATAAAAATCTTCGCCATACTATTCCATATACACGTTCTTTCTCTTAAACCTGCCTGATAAAGGAGTGAGGATTTGGTTAAATGGATATTTAATTCTCCAATGTTCGAGTTTAATCAAACTAATCCAGCAATTAGAGAACATTCAGCTTGGAAAGGTCATGGTAAGTTTGCTTACGATCTAGTCCAATTTGTAAATCCTAAAAAAATTGTAGAATTAGGTACTCATTACGGTTTTTCTTTTTTCTGTTTTTGTCAAAGTGTGAAAAACAATCGTATATCAAGTGAATGTTTTGCGATTGATACTTGGCAAGGTGATTTGCATAGTGGTTTATATAATGATGAAGTCTATAATACAGTGTCTGAAGTCATTCAAAAATATTATCAAAAAGAAGCTAAAATGCTACGCTCTTCTTTTGATACAGCAATAGAAAATTTTGAAGACGAATCAATTGATATTCTCCATATCGATGGCTTTCATACTTATGAGGCTGTATCACATGATTACACAACTTGGCTACCAAAGTTAGCGAAGGAAGGAATTGTTTTAATACATGATACAGAAGTAAGAATACAAGATTTTGGAGTTTATAAATTTTGGGAAGAGATTAAACAACAGCATCCTTCTTTTGAGTTTACACACTCTCATGGCCTAGGTGTATTATTCCCTAAAGGGTGTAGCGAGAAGTTTAAAAGTGTCTTTAGTGATGTAAATAATTTACAGTTACACTATTCGAAAGAATAAAAAAAACCAAGATAAGAGATTAATCTTATCTTGGTTTTTTATTGCTTTTATTAGCGTCTTTTACGGTTACGTAAGAACGCTGGAATATCTAAGTCATCAAGACTAGTAATATTTTTAGTCGTTTCAGCAACTGGAACTTCTTCGCGAATTGGTTCACGTTTAATAGTAGGTTGAGAAGTTTGAGATGGTGTTGAAATTGTTGGTCTTGCCATTGGTTTTGGAGTAGGTGTTGTAATTACACCTTCAAAGCCAGTCGCAATTACCGTAACGATAATTTCATCTTTTAAGCTTTCATTGATTACAGAACCGAAAATCATATTTACTTCTGCATCACATGCAGTTGATACGATATCTGCTGCTTCTTGTACTTCATATAAACTTAAGTTCGAACCACCAGTAATATTCATCAATACACCTTGTGCTCCATTAATCGAAGTTTCAAGTAATGGACTTGAAATAGCTTTTTTAGCTGCTTCAGCTGCACGGTTTTCACCACCAGCAACACCGATCCCCATTAATGCAGAACCTTTATTTGACATAATTGTCTTAACATCTGCAAAGTCAAGATTGATTAATCCCGGAACAGCGATTAAGTCAGAAATACCTTGAACCCCTTGACGAAGTACATTATCCGCTTCGCGGAATGCTTCTAGCATTGGCGTGTTGCGGTCAACGATTTCTAATAATCGGTCATTAGGAATAACGATTAACGTATCAACGCTTTCTTTCATTGCAGC from Arthrobacter citreus encodes the following:
- the sigE gene encoding RNA polymerase sporulation sigma factor SigE produces the protein MNRFFLKLKLGLYKLLVKLGLKADEVYYIGGSEALPPPLTREEEEKLLQKLPNGDLGARSLLIERNLRLVVYIARKFENTGINIEDLISIGTIGLIKAVNTFNPEKKIKLATYASRCIENEILMHLRRNNKNRSEVSFDEPLNIDWDGNELLLSDVLGTEEDIITKDLEANVDKSLLTKALDQLNDREKQIMELRFGLDGTEEKTQKDVADMLGISQSYISRLEKRIIKRLRKEFNKMV
- a CDS encoding RNA-binding protein produces the protein MSIYDHYRKEEHVFVDQVLSWKEQVIERYSIKLTDFLDLREQAILQSVIGNQVDCHVAFFGGRLDSERKRAIIYPSYYTPEEEDYSLEAFELNYATKFHTLSHRQVLGTLMSLGITRGKFGDILIKNDKIQLIVAEEIASFVENNLNSVGKSPIKLMRISFKELIESDDNWQTSNGTVSSLRLDVLLSEFYNISRQKAQMLIKAEHVKVNQRIIDSTSFICEEGDLFSVKGFGRGMLQSIDGLSKKEKWRINYGIKK
- a CDS encoding DivIVA domain-containing protein, translating into MPLTPLDIHNKEFGKSFRGYDEDEVNEFLDQVIKDYELVIREKKQLEEQILDMKERLKHFSTIEETLNKSILIAQEAAEDVKGSAQKEAKLIIKEAEKNADRIINEALIKSRKVTMEFEELKKQSKVFRTRLRMAIETQLEMLGHEDWDHILDEKETEEIAN
- a CDS encoding YggS family pyridoxal phosphate-dependent enzyme, with product MTVKQNYERISEQINAAKARANRNDEVTLIAVTKQVSVDVAKEAIAAGIHQLGENRFEGLQDKQDQIQSDVVWHFIGSLQTRKVKDIIHTIDYLHSLDRLSLAEEIQKRATVPLKCFLQVNVSGEESKHGIAPGDVIDFARQLSEFDKIQVVGLMTMAPFTEDEGIIRSSFKGLKQLQEKVQNLHITNIPCSELSMGMSNDFEIAIEEGATFIRIGTDLVGKGR
- the spoIIGA gene encoding sigma-E processing peptidase SpoIIGA; this translates as MVIYGDLVWLLNLLMDFLIIQLTGLILKRNVSIFRSLLGALLGSIVVLMTFTQYAYVVGSPFMKILLSFFIVFSAFGRQRIITFLQLLSIFYFSTFVLGGVLLGLHYLFATNSSNLTKTSFYGDPVSWYFVIGMLPIVILYARKSINQISFTKWKLNEMYEMEIVWRNTSIKIRGLMDSGNSLHEPLSRKPVIILDCSTNDYGLPTELVKLVRDSASSLHNTEALDVLSFFQGTYIPYKSIGQSNQFLVAIKPTVVKLKINGKWYSTRSVLVGLSHVTLSSDNLYECILHPKMMQGTINEIA
- a CDS encoding cell division protein SepF; protein product: MSIIGKVRNFFAMEEEYEDDYDYEYEEQQQQQQQQNQQQTSKHTHEDFNHDRNASKQKLVSLPGGASLTSKVVLAQPREYAEAQDVADHLRAKKAVVINLQQMQIDQAKRFVDFLSGTVYAISGDIKKIGTNTFICTPDNIDISGTITDMLFEEDNSIKRW
- the ileS gene encoding isoleucine--tRNA ligase, whose translation is MEYKDTLLMPKTEFPMRGNLPQREPQIQDEWNKKDLYATVQKHNEGKPSFILHDGPPYANGDLHMGHALNKVLKDFIVRFYNMNGYRSPYVPGWDTHGLPIEQALANKKVNRKEMSVAEFRKLCEEYAYEQVERQKEQFKRLGILGDWDRPYITLEKEYEAEQIKVFGKMATKGLIYKGLKPVYWSPSSESALAEAEIEYQDKRSASIYVAFAVENGKDVLNGGEKFIIWTTTPWTIPANLAVCLHPELSYDVVAVNGDKFVVASELRESVETELGWEDAVVEKSFKGSELEGIVCKHPLYDRNSVVILGDHVTTDAGTGCVHTAPGHGEDDFRVGQQYGLDVLCPVDEKGVLTKEAPGFEGLFYDAANKEITNALEEKGALLKLQFITHSYPHDWRTKKPIIFRATAQWFASIEAIRDQLMQAVQDTKWFPNWGETRLFNMVRDRGDWCISRQRVWGVPIPVFYAEDGEAIITEETIEHVSNLFKEHGSNIWFEKEAKELLPEGFTHPSSPNGKFTKEKDIMDVWFDSGSSHQAVLNTREELSFPADIYLEGSDQYRGWFNSSLSTSVAVTGQAPYKAVVSHGFVLDGEGRKMSKSIGNIVLPSKIMNQYGSDILRLWVASVDYQSDVRISDALMKQVAEVYRKIRNTFRFLLGNLDGFNADQDALKYEELRELDQYMLVKLNNVVKTVRESYEKYEFANVYHTIQNFCTTELSSFYFDLSKDVLYIEPKSNKDRLAIQTVLHESLQALTRLVAPILPHTAEEVWSHMTGTTVDSIFLTEMPNVKDFGDTQSLEAKWEKFMDLRDDVLKALEVARNEKVIGKSLTAAVTIYPNAEVAELLNSIHEDFKQLLIVSHVEVADQNEQAPESAQKFDTLSIVVTPASGETCERCWVVTEEVGKDEAHPTLCLRCASVVKDM
- a CDS encoding class I SAM-dependent methyltransferase; this translates as MFEFNQTNPAIREHSAWKGHGKFAYDLVQFVNPKKIVELGTHYGFSFFCFCQSVKNNRISSECFAIDTWQGDLHSGLYNDEVYNTVSEVIQKYYQKEAKMLRSSFDTAIENFEDESIDILHIDGFHTYEAVSHDYTTWLPKLAKEGIVLIHDTEVRIQDFGVYKFWEEIKQQHPSFEFTHSHGLGVLFPKGCSEKFKSVFSDVNNLQLHYSKE
- the sigG gene encoding RNA polymerase sporulation sigma factor SigG translates to MTRNKVEICGVDTSKLPVLKNDEMRKLFHAMQSGDRSARETIVNGNLRLVLSVIQRFNNRGEFVDDLFQVGCIGLMKSIDNFDLSQNVKFSTYAVPMIIGEIRRYLRDNNPIRVSRSLRDIAYKALQVRERLLAENSKEPTPVQIAEVLGVTHEEIVFALDAIQDPVSLFEPIYNDGGDPIFVMDQLSDDKNKDEQWVEELALREGMKRLNDREKMIISKRFFQGKTQMEVAEEIGISQAQVSRLEKSAIKQMNKNIQG
- the pgeF gene encoding peptidoglycan editing factor PgeF; protein product: MRESFIQSTEGTFKIQPWEDSYKHLVAGFTTKNDGVSQGCFSSFNLGLHVNDVKDVVVENREILAQKLKVSTTKWVCSEQVHGNNVVKVTKNDCGKGVTDYESGIPTTDGFYTNEEDILLTSCYADCVPLYFLDPTSKFIGLAHAGWKGTVQNIGGRLIEKWITEENIQLKNIHVAIGPSIGDCCYEVDEFVMNKVNDAFEQNITGNILTTLHNGKFKLNLKEANKQLLIKSGISEENISMTNYCTSCNPDTFFSHRRDGGKTGRMMSYIGWRK
- a CDS encoding YggT family protein — its product is MDFVLDIVIQLIGLYRIIIIIHILLSWFPQIRQTGFGRFIGMLAEPYLEPFRRIIPTVGMFDFSPIVAFIALNFAIDGIRQIQSFF
- the ftsZ gene encoding cell division protein FtsZ, with product MLDFDTNVDALAKIKVIGVGGGGNNAVNRMIEHGVQGVDFIAVNTDAQALNLSKAEVKMQIGGKLTRGLGAGANPEVGKKAAEESREQLQEALKGADMVFVTAGMGGGTGTGAAPVIAQVAKELGALTVGVVTRPFTFEGRKRSTQAATGIAAMKESVDTLIVIPNDRLLEIVDRNTPMLEAFREADNVLRQGVQGISDLIAVPGLINLDFADVKTIMSNKGSALMGIGVAGGENRAAEAAKKAISSPLLETSINGAQGVLMNITGGSNLSLYEVQEAADIVSTACDAEVNMIFGSVINESLKDEIIVTVIATGFEGVITTPTPKPMARPTISTPSQTSQPTIKREPIREEVPVAETTKNITSLDDLDIPAFLRNRKRR
- a CDS encoding YlmC/YmxH family sporulation protein; this encodes MARISDFQVKDVVNVADGKKLGNIVDLDIDQVNGKITSIVLTKPGKGLNFFSKEEEMIIYWKDIVKIGEDVILVKYRSTVDLEENLESPVKFT